The Blastomonas fulva genome contains a region encoding:
- a CDS encoding sugar phosphate isomerase/epimerase family protein, with amino-acid sequence MSGHLLSLASGVLPEFSPEQTAAAAIAAGWPAVGIWVEPSTWTAATAAEVRARTRDAGTVVLDVEVVWLKPGADDPDHLRIIDAGATIDARNVLVVSSDPDPQSSADKLRRLCEHAADRAMRVCLEFAAFTEIASLAAALDVISRTNHPAAGLLIDPLHFARTGATPAMLQGVDPRLLPYAQFCDAAALGPLPQDVPAIIEEALDLRLDIATGGLPLRALIDALPSAIPLSIELRSRALRDGFADPAERAAALLAATRSGMAVLQR; translated from the coding sequence ATGAGCGGCCATCTGCTCTCGCTGGCATCGGGCGTTCTGCCTGAATTCTCGCCCGAGCAGACTGCGGCTGCAGCCATTGCCGCGGGATGGCCCGCTGTCGGCATCTGGGTCGAGCCATCGACCTGGACGGCGGCGACCGCCGCAGAGGTTCGCGCCCGCACCCGGGACGCGGGGACCGTGGTGCTCGATGTCGAGGTCGTCTGGCTGAAGCCCGGCGCGGACGATCCCGATCATCTGCGAATCATCGATGCCGGTGCCACGATCGACGCGCGCAACGTGCTGGTGGTCAGCTCCGACCCCGACCCGCAGTCCAGCGCCGACAAGCTGCGGCGGCTGTGCGAACACGCCGCCGATCGGGCGATGCGGGTATGCCTGGAGTTTGCCGCCTTTACCGAGATCGCCTCGCTCGCCGCCGCGCTCGATGTCATCAGCCGCACCAACCATCCCGCCGCCGGGTTGTTGATCGATCCGCTGCATTTCGCGCGCACCGGGGCCACTCCGGCCATGTTGCAGGGCGTCGATCCGCGCCTGCTGCCCTATGCGCAGTTCTGCGATGCCGCAGCTTTGGGGCCATTGCCGCAGGATGTGCCCGCCATCATCGAGGAAGCGCTCGACCTGCGGCTCGACATTGCCACCGGAGGCCTGCCGCTGCGCGCATTGATCGATGCACTGCCATCGGCAATTCCGCTCAGCATCGAGCTGCGGTCCAGGGCGCTCAGGGACGGTTTTGCCGATCCGGCAGAGCGCGCAGCCGCGCTGCTGGCCGCAACCCGTAGCGGCATGGCGGTGCTGCAACGCTGA
- a CDS encoding phytoene desaturase, which translates to MKKAAVIGSGFGGLALAIRLQSAGIATTVIEGRDKPGGRAYFWEKDGFTFDAGPTVITDPPCLEELWALSGHHISEDVELMPVMPFYRLNWPDGTNFDYSNDEASLRAEIEKLNPADVAGYEKFLTYSAGVHDEGYLKLGHKAFLDFASMIKAAPALMKYQAWRSVYSIVSSFVKNEKLREALSFHTLLVGGNPMKTSSIYALIHKLEKDGGVWFARGGTNKLIAGMVTHFERIGGTIRLNDPVTEIETMGDKVTGVVTKSGWRDSFDAVASNADIVHSYRDLLGKSGRGKRAAASLKKKKFSPSLFVAHFGIKGDWPGIPHHMILFGPRYKGLLDDIYDHGVLSKDFSLYLHHPTVTDPSMAPPGHSTFYVLSPVPHQGKLPIDWKEMGPIYEKRILDEIGHRLIPDIHERIVTSFHYTPQDFSNDLNAHLGSAFSLEPLLTQSAYFRTHNRDDAIPNMYFVGAGTHPGAGIPGVVGSAKATAALMLEDML; encoded by the coding sequence GTGAAGAAAGCTGCTGTCATCGGGTCGGGATTCGGCGGGCTGGCGCTCGCCATCCGCCTGCAATCTGCCGGAATTGCCACCACCGTTATCGAAGGCCGCGACAAGCCGGGCGGCCGCGCCTATTTCTGGGAAAAGGACGGCTTCACCTTCGATGCCGGTCCCACCGTGATCACCGATCCGCCGTGCCTCGAGGAGCTGTGGGCGCTTTCGGGCCACCACATCAGCGAGGATGTCGAGCTGATGCCGGTGATGCCGTTCTATCGGCTCAACTGGCCCGACGGCACCAATTTCGATTATTCGAACGACGAGGCGAGCCTGCGCGCCGAGATCGAGAAGCTCAACCCCGCCGATGTCGCGGGTTACGAGAAGTTCCTGACCTACAGTGCCGGCGTGCACGACGAGGGCTATCTCAAGCTCGGCCACAAGGCGTTTCTCGACTTTGCCAGCATGATCAAGGCGGCGCCCGCGCTGATGAAGTATCAGGCCTGGCGCTCGGTCTATTCGATCGTGTCATCGTTCGTGAAGAACGAGAAATTGCGCGAGGCCTTGAGCTTCCACACGCTGTTGGTCGGCGGCAACCCGATGAAGACCAGCTCGATCTACGCCCTCATCCACAAGCTGGAAAAGGACGGCGGCGTCTGGTTCGCGCGAGGAGGTACCAACAAGCTGATCGCAGGCATGGTCACGCATTTCGAGCGGATCGGCGGCACCATCCGCCTCAACGATCCGGTCACCGAGATCGAGACGATGGGCGACAAGGTCACCGGCGTGGTGACCAAGAGCGGCTGGCGTGACAGCTTCGATGCGGTCGCCAGCAACGCAGACATCGTGCACAGCTATCGCGACCTGCTGGGCAAATCGGGCCGCGGCAAGCGCGCGGCGGCGAGCCTCAAGAAGAAGAAGTTCTCGCCCTCCTTGTTCGTCGCGCATTTCGGCATCAAGGGTGACTGGCCCGGAATTCCGCACCACATGATCCTGTTCGGTCCGCGCTACAAGGGCCTACTCGACGATATCTATGACCATGGCGTGCTGTCCAAGGACTTCTCCTTGTACCTGCACCACCCGACCGTCACCGATCCCAGCATGGCGCCTCCGGGGCACAGCACCTTCTATGTGCTCTCCCCCGTGCCGCATCAGGGCAAATTGCCGATCGACTGGAAGGAAATGGGTCCGATCTACGAAAAGCGGATCCTCGACGAGATCGGCCACCGGCTGATCCCGGATATCCACGAGCGGATCGTCACCAGCTTCCATTACACGCCGCAGGATTTCAGTAACGATCTCAACGCGCATCTGGGAAGCGCGTTCAGCCTCGAGCCGCTGCTGACGCAAAGCGCGTATTTCCGCACGCACAACCGCGACGATGCCATTCCGAACATGTATTTCGTGGGCGCAGGCACGCATCCGGGCGCGGGCATCCCCGGCGTGGTCGGCAGCGCCAAGGCGACGGCTGCATTGATGCTGGAAGATATGCTCTGA